In the Arthrobacter sp. Soc17.1.1.1 genome, GGCCACCGCCGTCGCCTGCGCGTCGGGCAGGGATGCGACGACGGCGTCGATCTTGTCCGCGACGGAATCCGTCAGGACCACACGGGCCCCCTCGGCGACGAACCGCCGGGCGGTCGCCTCGCCGATGCCCGAACCGGCGCCCGTCACGATGACGACCTTCCCCTCGAACCTCTGCTGCATGGCCGCGCCGCCTAGTCCGGGGTCTCGGACTGGAGGTCGATGAACTGCCAGGCGTCGCCGTCGAGCCCGTCGCTCCCCGGTCCACCCGCTTCGGTGATCGCCGTCCTCACGGACTCCGGCAGATCCTCGGCACCGTTGTGCTCCCGGAGCCACTGCTTCGCCTCGATGTCCACGCGTGTCCACCACTGCTCTACGGGGTCCATTGCCACGCTCCTCTCGTTCCCTCCACCGTGGCATCGGGCCCATGCTCCCGCAACAACCGCAGGAGCCCTCCGCTGGAGCGCCGGACCTGCTAGCGGTCGTGCCGGAGGTCCTGCCGGCGGGTGCGGGGAGCTACCGGCACCCGGACCTGAGATCGAGCGTGTCGATGACGGTGGCCGTGACGGCGTCGGGCGTGCCGGTGTTCTCGATCCGGGCACCCCGCTCGTCCGGCTGCAGGGGTTCGAGGGTGCTGACCTGGGAGGGCAGGAGCGATTCGGGCATGAAGTGGCCGCTGCGCGTCTTCATGCGCTCGAGGATCAGGCCGGTGTCGCCGAGCAGGTGCACGAATCTGACGCTGCCCTCGGCCTGCACGAGGATGTCCCGGTAGGAGCGCCGCAGGGCCGAGCAGGTCACCACGGTGCTGCGGCCCGCATGGGCCTGGGCCGTCATCCAGTCCCGCAGGGAGCCCAGCCATGGCCAGCGGTCCTCGTCGGTGAGTGACGTCCCGGAGCTCATCTTCGTGATGTTGGCGGTCGGGTGGAAGTCGTCGGCCTCGGCGAATCTCCAGCCGAGCTGCTCGGCGAGGCGCGTGGCGATGGTCG is a window encoding:
- a CDS encoding gluconokinase — encoded protein: MEAPPCHVVVMGISGSGKTTIATRLAEQLGWRFAEADDFHPTANITKMSSGTSLTDEDRWPWLGSLRDWMTAQAHAGRSTVVTCSALRRSYRDILVQAEGSVRFVHLLGDTGLILERMKTRSGHFMPESLLPSQVSTLEPLQPDERGARIENTGTPDAVTATVIDTLDLRSGCR